The following nucleotide sequence is from Streptomyces pactum.
CCACGCGGGTTGGAGGACCGTGCTCGGTCGGCTGATCAGTAAGTGACGCACGGTCGTCCCTCCTGCCGTGGCTGGGTACGCGCAGACTTTGGGGATGACGAGGGCTGGGCCTCTGACCCGGTTGGCGACGCAGAGCGACCGTAGCGCTACCGGGTGAAGCGTCGCAAGGGTTCTACGTCAAACGGGTGCGACCAGTGTGCGGCAGAGCCCCCCGGCTGGCCGCGGGGGGGCTCCTGAAGTCCTCGCCGTCGATCAGGCCAGGTGGTCGAATTCTCCGGACTTGATGCCGAGGATCAGTGCACGCAATTTTTCGGGTGTGGCGGCTATTACGGAGTGAGGCGTGTCGCTTTCGCGTATGAGGATCGATTCATTGGAACGGGCGAGTTCGACGCATTCGTTTCCCTCCGTCGAGAATGAGGATTTCTGCCACTGAATTTCCGGCATAGTCAGCGCCTTCATAGTTGTTGTGCGATATCGTGTATGAGTTCGCGAGTGCCCTCCGGGGGGAGGGCGATCTCCTCGACCGCATCCATGATGGCCCGGTAATTGGCCAGGTGGGTCTCGGCGTCAAGCAATGCACTGCCGTGTGATACGTCGAGATGGACGGTGTCGAGTTTCGGAACCGGTCCCGACGCGTACACCGTGGACATCCCGGTGTTGTGGAAGGCTCCTGCCGAGAAGGGGATGGCGCGCACCGTGATGTTGTCGCGCTCTGATGCCTCCAGCAGGCGTTCGAGCTGAGTGCGCATGACTTTGGGGCCGCCCACGGTCATGCGCATGGCCGCCTCGTGGATCAGGAAGGTGCACTGCGGCGGATCGGCCTTGTCAAGGATGTCTCGGCGCTTCATCCGATATGAGAGGCGGCGTCGAAGTTCTGCTGGAGCGGGCTTGGGGATGGCTGTCGCGAGAACTACCTGCGCGTAGTCCTCGGTCTGTAGCAACCCGGGTACATGCATGATCTGCACCGTCCGCAGGGCGCGGGCGTGGTATTCCATCTCCGCCACGTCCAGCGCGCCCGTGGACACCCCGCCGCGATACTCCTCCCACCATCCCTTGACCCGTTCTTCGGCCATGGCCGCCAACGCGTCGATATACGCGACATCTGCGCACTCATAAATCCTCGCAAGTGCCCGCACCCGCTCATGGCTGACGCCGAAACGTCCGGCTTCGATGTTGCTGATGCCGGTGCGGTTGGTGCCGAGTTGCTCGGCGGCTTGCGGAGCGCTCATGCCGGCTTGCTCGCGAAGCTTGCGCAGTTCCGCGCCGAGCCGTCGCTGTCGGGCCGTCGGCGCTGCTCTGGGTGGCACGTCTCCTCCATGACTCTGCGTCGGGCCAATGCTGCCATGAGTCGCTTCCCGAGCGACACACGGTGCCAACCCGTTCTACTGTTTGGGTAGCACTGGTTCTACGCTCTGCTCTATCGTCCTGTCATCGCCGCGCCGCGCACGCCAGTAAGCCCGCAGTGCAGCTACCGCGCGCCCTCACGGGGGCGCCCCGGGGGTGGCCGAGCCACGGCGGCGAGCGGCGCACTCACCGCATCGGGAGACACCATGACGCATCTGTTAGCGGTCCCCTCGGGATCGGAGAGCTACCGTCTGACCGGGCCGCGCACGCCCAGACTGCCCAGCATCGCCCGCGACTTCCTCGCCCGCGTGCTGCCCTCGACCGTCCCCGTGGACCCGGACACGCTGTACGCCGCGAAGGTGTGCGTCTCCGAACTGGTCACCAACGCCCTTCGGCACACCACCACCCCCGCGATCACCATCGAGACCACGGTCGGGCAGGACCGCTGCGTGGTGCACGTCCACGACAACAGCCCGGACCCGCCCCTGCTGGGCCGCGCCACCCTGGACCGTGAACACGGACGCGGCCTCGCCCTGGTGGAGCGGTACGCCGAGACGTGGGGGTCCGCCCTCTACGGCGGCGCGTCCCCCACACACAAATCGGTCTGGTTCCGCATCGCCCTCCGGGAGCGTGCCCGGTGATCGAACAGGCCGGTCCCGTGGTCATCGCCCGGGTGGCGGCCGGTGAGACGCGGCTGCGCTTCCGGTCCTCGACCGGTCACACCCAGCAGGTGTCCCTGCCCGACGACGTCGCCCGCGAGCTGGCGGCCGATCTCGGACTCCTGCTCGGCTTGCGCCTGCACCCCCGGCAACGGGACGGGGTGGACTGATGCCGACGCCCATCGACGGCTTCCTCCTGGCCACGATGGCGGTGGCCATCGGCCTGAGCGCGACCGCCCTCGTGGTGATCGCCGCGACGCTCCCCAGCGGGCGGCGCGGGGTCACGCCTCCCCCGGTGCGCCGGACCGGGCACACCTACGACTGCCACTGCTGGAGCACCCCGGTGCGGGTGACCGTACAACCGCCCACCGGGGGCAGACGCGCCCCGTACCGGCGCGCGCCGCGCCATGCGGGCCGGGCCGCGGGCGGCGGCCACGTACGGCGGGAGTGAGATCGGAGCCGTCACGGCCCGTGCCTGACGCGGTAGCGGGCAGAACCGGCCGGCCCCGCCTGGACATGACAGTTGTCGTGGCACGGGTTCGGGGCCGGGGCACGACGGCGGCCGTGGCCCCTGCGGAGCCGCCGGTGCACCGGTGAGGTGGCCGGGCGGACCGGTCCGGGCGGGCGTGAGTTCGCGACCCGGCCGGACGGGGGAGCGCTCCGCCCGCGGAAAAGCGGTTCCGCGCCCCGACGGGCACGCCCTACGCTTCCGTGGTCGCGAGACCGCACGGCGAACGCAAACGGGGGCCCGGT
It contains:
- a CDS encoding ATP-binding protein; this translates as MTHLLAVPSGSESYRLTGPRTPRLPSIARDFLARVLPSTVPVDPDTLYAAKVCVSELVTNALRHTTTPAITIETTVGQDRCVVHVHDNSPDPPLLGRATLDREHGRGLALVERYAETWGSALYGGASPTHKSVWFRIALRERAR
- a CDS encoding DUF397 domain-containing protein — encoded protein: MKALTMPEIQWQKSSFSTEGNECVELARSNESILIRESDTPHSVIAATPEKLRALILGIKSGEFDHLA
- a CDS encoding helix-turn-helix domain-containing protein, with the translated sequence MPPRAAPTARQRRLGAELRKLREQAGMSAPQAAEQLGTNRTGISNIEAGRFGVSHERVRALARIYECADVAYIDALAAMAEERVKGWWEEYRGGVSTGALDVAEMEYHARALRTVQIMHVPGLLQTEDYAQVVLATAIPKPAPAELRRRLSYRMKRRDILDKADPPQCTFLIHEAAMRMTVGGPKVMRTQLERLLEASERDNITVRAIPFSAGAFHNTGMSTVYASGPVPKLDTVHLDVSHGSALLDAETHLANYRAIMDAVEEIALPPEGTRELIHDIAQQL